A genomic segment from Dechloromonas denitrificans encodes:
- a CDS encoding nitrous oxide reductase accessory protein NosL — MKRRTLLGSAILLAMSGRASAQEKNDVRPEDIDPVPLDNELEKYPRCVICNMDRRKFHYARHLLHYADGHVQGTCSVHCVGECMLRERRRGFLAIYAPDFAATVEPKPMIEVSSVTYLIGSDLRGVMTPVSKVSFASREAAVRARLTYGGEIGSFATAISASMEEVATGLIRRYGNDRERLRRKQANPSAT; from the coding sequence ATGAAAAGAAGAACATTGCTTGGCAGTGCAATCCTGCTGGCCATGTCGGGCAGGGCCTCCGCACAGGAAAAAAATGACGTCCGTCCAGAGGATATCGACCCCGTTCCGCTCGACAACGAACTGGAAAAATACCCGCGTTGCGTCATCTGCAACATGGACCGCCGCAAGTTCCACTACGCCCGGCACTTGCTGCATTACGCCGATGGCCATGTGCAGGGCACCTGCTCGGTACATTGTGTTGGCGAGTGCATGCTGCGTGAGCGGCGGCGTGGTTTTCTGGCCATCTACGCGCCGGACTTTGCCGCAACGGTGGAACCGAAACCGATGATTGAGGTTTCGTCTGTAACTTATCTGATCGGTAGTGACCTGCGCGGCGTGATGACGCCGGTCAGCAAGGTTTCATTCGCCAGCCGGGAGGCTGCGGTGCGGGCCAGATTGACCTACGGCGGTGAAATCGGCAGCTTTGCAACGGCAATCAGTGCCTCAATGGAAGAAGTTGCGACGGGGTTGATCCGGCGCTATGGAAATGATCGTGAGCGCTTGCGACGCAAGCAGGCCAATCCATCTGCTACTTGA
- a CDS encoding TonB-dependent siderophore receptor — MHQPLRLALLVAAIYSGSAFAQTKPIDISAQSLGGALTSLATQSGIQILFNADEVKGTKSVALHGQIAPEEALRKLLEGSGFVFGNTGKGTYVIKRSATGLTVLPEVLVTADAERGYKANKTTIAGKTPQTLREIPNSVSVLTRDQMNDQNMVTTWDALSQIAGVQAISNDITQGQYHSRGGALELQNDGSPSSMPLSGYQQFDLAMYERVEVLRGPSGVLQGSGSFSGTVNFVRKRPTDVFTANWLVSGGTWDNYRLEGDVSGPLNDNKSLRGRAVISYVDRGYVYNRAHDQKMLAYGTLDLDITPVTTANVFVAYQNNDSTGFSGLPAYTNGTFLSVPRSFNPYPDWNKLEWETTDIGGELTHKFDSEWVTTLKLNRRDQRFFFKDSYPTTGVTPGTMMIGNYARREFEYEYVHESADLFTSGPFNLLGRKHNLLIGANYSNYESTGRGANPNSSGSSYLNVPNVSLADPPAVPEPNVIYRAGSQSVTTQSGLYGKLTLNLADPLKAILGGRFSNYDYKSRNIAPNPTPTDWSQGGKANGEFTPYAGLIYDVTRDISLYGSYADIFVPQTQKRVDNTVLDPRVGKQYELGSKVDLFGGKLAVTGAFFDIRDTNRALSDANNPGYYISAGELESKGWELEVVGSPLARLDISASYTNLTTKWLNNGTSTGQPVSFWYPKEMYKLWSKYRFGEGTLSGFSIGLGINGATQSASGTPTPTVAAREQNGYTVVKAQIGYKIDKNYAVTLDINNLFDEKYYTRLGGTNTYNTYGDPRNVVLTLRGSY; from the coding sequence ATGCACCAACCACTACGCCTCGCGCTGCTTGTCGCCGCTATTTATTCCGGTAGCGCTTTCGCTCAAACCAAACCAATCGATATCTCAGCCCAAAGCCTGGGAGGCGCCTTGACTTCCCTGGCGACTCAAAGCGGGATCCAGATATTGTTCAATGCGGATGAAGTTAAGGGTACCAAGTCTGTCGCGCTACATGGCCAGATCGCTCCGGAAGAAGCATTGCGCAAGCTGCTCGAAGGCAGCGGGTTTGTGTTTGGCAATACGGGTAAGGGAACTTATGTCATCAAGCGGTCAGCGACAGGATTGACGGTCTTGCCTGAAGTCTTGGTGACAGCGGACGCAGAGCGTGGTTACAAGGCAAATAAAACTACTATTGCAGGCAAAACCCCCCAAACGCTTCGCGAAATTCCTAATTCGGTTTCTGTACTGACTCGCGATCAGATGAATGACCAGAATATGGTGACAACGTGGGATGCTTTGTCACAAATAGCTGGTGTTCAGGCCATTTCAAATGACATTACCCAAGGCCAGTACCATTCACGTGGGGGGGCTTTGGAATTGCAAAACGATGGATCGCCCTCCTCAATGCCGCTTTCAGGCTATCAACAGTTCGATTTGGCAATGTACGAGCGCGTTGAGGTGTTGCGTGGTCCTTCCGGTGTGTTGCAAGGCTCAGGTTCCTTCTCCGGGACTGTGAATTTTGTCAGAAAGCGCCCAACGGATGTCTTTACTGCCAACTGGCTGGTCTCTGGTGGCACTTGGGATAACTATCGTCTTGAAGGTGACGTAAGCGGCCCGCTTAATGACAACAAGAGCCTGCGTGGTAGAGCGGTCATTTCCTATGTCGACCGTGGCTATGTCTACAACAGGGCCCATGACCAAAAAATGTTGGCCTACGGGACGCTGGATCTCGATATTACCCCGGTAACTACGGCCAATGTTTTCGTGGCCTATCAGAATAACGACTCTACGGGGTTTTCTGGCTTACCTGCTTATACCAACGGGACTTTCCTGTCCGTTCCACGGTCATTCAATCCCTACCCGGACTGGAACAAGCTTGAATGGGAAACGACAGACATTGGTGGTGAGTTAACGCACAAATTTGACAGTGAATGGGTTACCACTCTGAAGCTAAACCGCCGAGATCAACGTTTCTTTTTCAAAGATAGTTATCCAACAACCGGTGTAACTCCGGGCACGATGATGATTGGTAACTACGCACGCCGTGAATTCGAGTACGAATATGTGCATGAGAGTGCAGATTTGTTTACCAGCGGCCCATTCAATTTACTGGGAAGAAAGCATAACTTACTGATTGGTGCTAACTACAGCAATTACGAAAGTACTGGCCGTGGGGCGAATCCGAACTCTTCCGGTAGTTCTTACTTGAATGTTCCCAATGTTTCGCTGGCCGATCCACCCGCTGTGCCTGAGCCAAACGTGATCTACAGGGCCGGAAGCCAGAGTGTGACGACACAATCAGGGCTGTACGGAAAGTTGACGCTGAATCTTGCTGATCCGCTCAAGGCAATTCTTGGTGGCCGTTTCTCTAACTACGACTACAAATCACGCAATATTGCTCCAAACCCGACACCGACTGACTGGAGCCAGGGGGGTAAAGCCAACGGTGAATTCACCCCCTACGCTGGTTTGATTTATGACGTCACTCGCGATATTTCGCTCTATGGCAGCTACGCTGATATTTTTGTCCCACAAACCCAGAAGCGAGTGGACAACACCGTGCTTGATCCGCGTGTAGGCAAACAGTATGAGCTTGGCAGCAAAGTTGATCTTTTCGGTGGAAAACTGGCTGTTACAGGTGCTTTTTTCGATATACGCGATACCAACCGGGCATTGTCTGATGCCAACAATCCCGGTTATTACATCTCGGCAGGTGAATTGGAAAGCAAGGGCTGGGAACTGGAAGTGGTCGGCAGTCCGTTGGCACGATTGGATATTTCAGCCAGTTATACCAATTTGACCACCAAGTGGCTGAATAATGGAACGAGCACTGGCCAACCTGTCAGTTTCTGGTACCCCAAGGAAATGTACAAACTGTGGAGTAAATATCGGTTTGGGGAAGGTACGCTCAGTGGCTTTAGCATTGGCCTTGGCATCAACGGTGCCACTCAGTCAGCTAGCGGCACGCCAACTCCGACTGTTGCTGCACGTGAGCAAAATGGTTATACGGTCGTCAAAGCACAGATTGGCTACAAAATCGACAAAAATTATGCTGTGACGCTGGATATCAATAATCTCTTCGACGAAAAGTATTACACCCGTCTTGGTGGGACAAATACCTACAACACCTATGGTGATCCGCGTAATGTGGTACTGACTCTGCGGGGCAGTTACTGA
- a CDS encoding FecR family protein: MTREASHSCDNLRHPEPELLAEEAATWFLRMREPQVADQERQRFQHWLSASERHRREYASFEKLWGVLDGMSRPCPRKKRITRSVVGIVAAIALAFICSITTVDQLQITKIGETRQLVLSDGSVIELDAVTALRIEYTLWQRRITLERGQALFKVAPGLRPFEVKAGTGTLRDIGTTFNVLEDQGLVTVSVKEGAVEISLDSLSKKSLLTGGQQAGYRAGEIYAAKAINPEAVEAWLGNRWIFENVSLGEVVRQINRQHERQISLADTSLGNYRVTGVFDRTDRVGLLKALGVILPIRAEETPDGTRLRQR, translated from the coding sequence ATGACCCGGGAGGCGAGTCATTCTTGTGACAATCTTCGTCATCCTGAGCCTGAATTGCTGGCGGAGGAGGCTGCTACCTGGTTTCTCAGGATGCGCGAACCGCAGGTTGCCGATCAAGAGCGACAGCGGTTTCAGCACTGGTTATCCGCCTCTGAGCGACACCGGAGGGAGTACGCCAGTTTTGAAAAACTATGGGGAGTTCTTGATGGCATGTCACGACCTTGCCCACGGAAGAAACGCATCACCAGAAGTGTTGTCGGGATTGTTGCCGCTATTGCCCTGGCTTTCATTTGCTCGATTACCACGGTCGACCAGCTCCAAATAACAAAAATTGGCGAGACTCGCCAGCTTGTCTTGTCCGATGGATCTGTGATCGAACTGGATGCAGTAACGGCGTTGCGCATTGAGTACACGCTGTGGCAACGTCGGATTACGCTCGAGCGTGGCCAGGCACTGTTCAAGGTTGCCCCGGGGCTGCGGCCATTTGAAGTCAAGGCCGGTACAGGCACTTTGCGAGATATCGGTACAACCTTCAATGTGCTCGAAGATCAGGGCCTGGTCACTGTATCCGTCAAAGAAGGTGCAGTCGAGATCAGCCTTGATTCCTTGTCGAAGAAAAGCCTGCTGACTGGTGGCCAGCAAGCGGGTTACCGTGCTGGTGAAATTTATGCAGCCAAGGCCATCAATCCGGAGGCAGTCGAGGCATGGCTAGGCAACCGCTGGATTTTTGAAAATGTATCGCTCGGTGAGGTCGTGCGTCAGATTAATCGACAGCATGAACGTCAGATCAGCCTTGCTGATACATCGCTTGGCAATTATCGGGTTACTGGTGTTTTTGACCGGACGGATCGGGTCGGACTACTCAAGGCTCTTGGCGTCATCCTGCCGATCCGGGCGGAAGAAACACCGGATGGCACCCGGTTGCGTCAACGTTGA
- a CDS encoding RNA polymerase sigma factor, translating into MASAITCLYIEHIGEIRRFLKRRLSCVEVAAELAHEVFIRYMAAAPELPIQNPRAFLFRIAGNMAIDHARANPLKAGQWLDIEACDELASDYPSPERFAIARQELDRLRQAIEELPPKCREVFVLHKFDGIPQASLAQKYQVTLNAIEKHLVRALIHLRLRVMQA; encoded by the coding sequence ATGGCCAGCGCGATTACCTGCCTTTATATCGAACACATCGGTGAGATCCGTCGTTTCCTGAAGAGACGGCTTTCCTGCGTCGAAGTGGCTGCAGAATTGGCCCATGAGGTTTTTATCCGGTACATGGCTGCAGCACCTGAGTTGCCGATTCAGAATCCTCGGGCATTTTTATTCCGAATTGCCGGCAACATGGCGATCGACCATGCTCGGGCCAACCCGCTTAAAGCCGGGCAATGGCTCGATATTGAAGCGTGCGACGAGTTGGCTTCGGACTACCCGTCACCGGAACGGTTTGCCATTGCCCGCCAGGAGCTTGACCGTTTACGTCAAGCGATCGAGGAACTTCCCCCAAAATGCCGCGAGGTGTTTGTCCTGCATAAATTTGATGGCATTCCACAGGCAAGTCTGGCCCAAAAATATCAGGTGACCTTGAATGCGATCGAGAAACACCTTGTTCGTGCCTTGATCCATTTGCGCCTTCGGGTGATGCAGGCATGA
- a CDS encoding Crp/Fnr family transcriptional regulator → MTTLNRTHKCNGRSNCFTCSLRSTMVCADVSLEDLLAFHTPIDDLVFEKDATIYNMTDRASAVYCIRHGVVKLVRYDVSGNQRIVRFLKKNDVLGLDSVFSEEQHHTAIALTEAHLCRIPIVHFRQFIAEHPALQLRLFEKSQEALRDADNWLSELVSNTVPAKVRLARLLLRLRIGESDRAHRLSIVDFGAILGIAPETVSRLLNELMDSEILMKAGRGPNGRNYRVDIPALTLVSQDANRARQTRKTY, encoded by the coding sequence ATGACCACCCTCAACAGAACCCACAAGTGCAACGGACGCAGCAATTGCTTTACCTGCTCCCTGCGCAGCACAATGGTTTGCGCAGATGTCAGCCTGGAGGATCTCCTCGCTTTTCATACACCGATTGATGATCTGGTTTTTGAAAAGGATGCGACCATCTACAACATGACCGACCGTGCTTCGGCCGTCTATTGCATTCGTCACGGAGTAGTCAAGCTGGTTCGTTACGATGTCAGTGGCAACCAGCGCATCGTTCGATTTCTCAAGAAAAATGACGTGCTTGGGCTCGACTCGGTCTTTTCGGAAGAGCAACACCACACGGCAATTGCACTGACCGAAGCACACTTATGTCGAATTCCCATAGTGCATTTTCGCCAATTCATTGCCGAACATCCGGCGTTGCAACTGCGTCTTTTCGAGAAATCCCAGGAAGCGTTGCGGGATGCGGATAACTGGCTGTCTGAACTGGTCAGCAACACCGTACCGGCCAAAGTTCGTCTGGCCAGGCTGCTGTTGCGATTGCGTATTGGAGAAAGCGACCGGGCGCATCGCTTGAGCATTGTTGATTTCGGGGCCATCCTTGGCATTGCCCCTGAAACGGTCAGCCGTTTGCTGAATGAACTGATGGATAGCGAAATACTGATGAAGGCTGGCCGAGGCCCGAACGGCCGAAACTATCGGGTTGATATCCCGGCCTTGACGCTGGTCTCCCAGGATGCGAACCGGGCAAGGCAGACGAGAAAGACCTACTGA
- a CDS encoding sulfite exporter TauE/SafE family protein, with the protein MDHSHHHAITEFSYWLAFMTGLLGSGHCLGMCGGLVSGFFMKLGAKGIWPYLAYHSARVGIYSVVGLIAAAIGAVLISTGQFGKLQGMLQIIAGIVVMLLGFDLLGVSPFRNRLGFAPIAWLRKQFTQAVQKGPVVGALIGGAINGLMPCSMTMAMAVKATTAPSILEGGLLMLAFGIGTLPSMLSASFLFGKLGPKLRGWLLKGAALFVIALGATTFWQGIRYYAVMRNLLG; encoded by the coding sequence ATGGACCATAGCCACCACCACGCCATCACCGAATTTTCCTACTGGTTGGCCTTCATGACCGGGCTGCTTGGTAGCGGCCATTGCCTGGGGATGTGTGGCGGGCTGGTTTCCGGTTTTTTCATGAAACTCGGCGCCAAAGGTATTTGGCCATATTTGGCTTATCACAGTGCTCGAGTCGGCATCTACTCGGTTGTTGGCCTGATTGCCGCCGCAATTGGTGCCGTACTCATTTCAACGGGCCAATTCGGCAAATTGCAAGGTATGTTGCAGATCATTGCCGGGATCGTCGTCATGCTGCTCGGCTTCGATCTGCTTGGCGTATCACCATTCCGCAACCGTCTCGGTTTTGCGCCCATCGCCTGGCTACGCAAGCAGTTCACGCAGGCAGTACAGAAAGGCCCAGTGGTCGGTGCGCTAATCGGTGGCGCGATCAATGGCCTGATGCCCTGCTCGATGACCATGGCTATGGCCGTCAAGGCAACGACAGCCCCTTCGATACTGGAAGGTGGCCTGCTGATGCTGGCCTTTGGTATCGGCACCCTGCCCTCGATGCTGTCAGCCTCATTCCTGTTTGGCAAGCTTGGTCCTAAATTGCGTGGGTGGCTGCTCAAGGGGGCTGCATTATTCGTGATTGCACTGGGCGCAACAACGTTCTGGCAAGGCATTCGCTACTATGCCGTGATGCGCAATCTTCTAGGTTAG
- a CDS encoding nitrous oxide reductase accessory protein NosL yields MKRRDLLKISVLSGLAATSMQATANTACTTDGTPNQFIPKKPADAKPLENEFEKYPKCPYCGMDRKEHHRARMLVQYADDLSDGVCSIHCLSLSLGVNIDREPKNIWGPDYGATIEPRPLVSVDGMVYLIGADLKHAMTKRSKHSFASLSTAKEFQAKHGGSLGNFNDALRESYLDMASDVGMIRKNREERRKRAAEMKKS; encoded by the coding sequence ATGAAACGCCGTGACCTTCTCAAGATATCAGTCCTTTCAGGCTTGGCCGCCACTTCGATGCAAGCAACCGCCAACACGGCATGCACCACCGACGGTACGCCGAACCAATTCATTCCCAAGAAACCAGCCGATGCCAAGCCACTGGAGAATGAGTTCGAAAAATATCCGAAGTGCCCATATTGCGGCATGGACCGCAAGGAGCATCATCGTGCCCGCATGTTGGTCCAGTACGCCGATGACCTGAGCGATGGCGTCTGCTCAATCCACTGCCTGTCGCTCAGCCTGGGCGTCAATATCGACCGCGAACCGAAGAATATCTGGGGCCCGGACTACGGCGCCACTATCGAACCGCGCCCATTGGTATCGGTCGATGGCATGGTTTATCTGATTGGAGCCGATCTCAAGCACGCAATGACAAAACGCTCGAAACATTCCTTCGCCTCACTGAGCACAGCCAAGGAGTTCCAGGCTAAGCATGGTGGCTCACTGGGCAATTTCAACGATGCACTGCGCGAGTCCTATCTCGATATGGCCTCCGACGTCGGCATGATCCGAAAAAACCGTGAAGAACGTCGCAAGCGTGCGGCGGAGATGAAGAAGAGCTAA
- a CDS encoding nitrous oxide reductase accessory protein NosL, with the protein MFRRLLPVILILLWAPFAIAQSQPKPGSKDLCPVCGMLVSKYPNWTAVVTWKNGHAHFFDGAKDMFKFLHDLPKYAPGHRKEDITGVYVTDFYNLEQIDARKAVFVIGSDVLGPMGHELVPLANKVDAADFLKDHKGRKTLVFDMVVTEILVEIDAGRF; encoded by the coding sequence ATGTTCCGTCGCTTGCTTCCTGTCATTCTGATTCTACTCTGGGCACCCTTTGCGATTGCCCAGAGCCAGCCCAAACCTGGATCCAAGGACCTTTGCCCGGTCTGTGGCATGCTGGTATCAAAATATCCAAACTGGACAGCCGTCGTAACCTGGAAAAATGGGCATGCTCATTTTTTTGATGGTGCAAAGGATATGTTCAAGTTTCTTCACGACCTGCCCAAGTATGCACCGGGGCACCGCAAGGAAGATATCACCGGAGTTTACGTCACCGACTTTTACAATCTTGAACAGATTGATGCACGTAAGGCCGTATTCGTCATCGGTTCCGATGTTCTCGGCCCAATGGGACACGAATTGGTGCCGTTGGCAAACAAGGTTGACGCAGCAGATTTCCTGAAAGACCACAAAGGCAGGAAAACGCTTGTCTTTGATATGGTTGTTACCGAAATCCTTGTTGAAATCGATGCGGGTCGATTCTGA
- a CDS encoding DEAD/DEAH box helicase, translating into MTSLQASNSESSSGFARLDERIQRWIWTEGWTELRDAQERAIPALIDADRDVIVAAATAAGKTEAAFFPILTHLLQQPSTSGLVVYVSPLKALINDQWGRLTGLCESLDIPVVGWHGDIAASKKHRFLKSPQGVLLITPESLEALFVTRGTSMSGLMANLRYVVIDELHAFIGSERGKQLQSLLHRLERVAGHHVPRVGLSATLGDMRLAAHFLRSTDPEKVELIESKGGGQELKVLVKGYGLKPPRIELEPDIAHPETEDLVSGSFLDVAAHLYKVLRGTNNLVFPNSRQKVETFTDLLRRKCERDCVPNEFWAHHGSLSKEYREEAEQALKDGSRPATAICTTTLELGIDIGSVKSICQVGEPPSVASLRQRLGRSGRRKGESAILRAYCIEPQLEQSSSTSDCLREGLVQSIAMIRLLIAGWFEPPRVSGLHGSTLIQQILSIIAERGGATAAQLWSALVATDGPFAGVSKDDFVALLRHLGTLRVLTQESSGLLLHGEVGEQLVNHYTFYAAFATEEEFRLVCDGKTLGTLPLSRPLLPQQGVIFAGRRWRVLDVDTEKKLIVVSPDKGGAPPMFESGHSMVHDKIRQEMRKVLAETHAIAFLDHEAQQLLQEGREHYRRAGLERTQVTHRGAEVELLTWRGDWCNDALALLLTQRGLVSNNDGLVISVSGGSMDKVIEVLRDISQLDDLDPVVLLAQAKNTLREKWDWAMPDEMARRSFVSLCLDLEGAMETARVLCGSIE; encoded by the coding sequence ATGACGAGCTTGCAAGCTTCCAACTCTGAGTCGTCATCCGGGTTTGCTCGGCTAGATGAGCGAATTCAGCGATGGATATGGACTGAAGGCTGGACCGAGCTAAGAGACGCTCAAGAAAGGGCCATCCCGGCCCTTATCGATGCTGACCGTGATGTCATTGTGGCTGCGGCCACGGCGGCCGGGAAGACTGAAGCCGCCTTCTTCCCCATTCTGACCCATCTGCTTCAGCAGCCGTCCACCTCAGGCCTCGTCGTTTATGTCAGCCCGCTCAAGGCGTTGATTAACGACCAGTGGGGTCGGCTGACTGGGTTGTGCGAGTCGCTGGACATCCCCGTTGTCGGTTGGCATGGAGACATCGCCGCCAGTAAAAAGCATCGATTTCTGAAGTCGCCTCAAGGAGTCTTGTTGATTACCCCGGAGTCGCTGGAAGCCTTATTCGTTACGCGCGGCACCTCGATGTCCGGCCTCATGGCGAACCTTCGCTATGTGGTCATTGATGAACTCCATGCCTTCATCGGCTCGGAGCGAGGCAAGCAACTCCAGTCCTTGCTTCATCGACTGGAGCGGGTAGCTGGGCACCATGTGCCGCGTGTCGGCTTGTCCGCCACGCTGGGGGACATGCGATTGGCTGCCCATTTTCTCCGGAGCACCGACCCCGAAAAAGTCGAACTCATCGAATCGAAAGGTGGCGGCCAGGAGCTTAAGGTCCTGGTGAAGGGCTATGGGCTCAAGCCACCGCGGATTGAACTTGAGCCGGACATTGCCCATCCGGAGACGGAAGACCTTGTCAGCGGGAGTTTTCTTGATGTTGCGGCCCATCTCTACAAAGTCTTGCGGGGCACCAACAATCTGGTGTTCCCGAATAGCCGGCAAAAGGTTGAGACCTTCACGGACCTGCTTCGAAGGAAGTGCGAGCGCGACTGTGTTCCAAACGAGTTCTGGGCCCACCATGGTAGCCTTTCGAAGGAATATCGAGAGGAAGCCGAGCAAGCGCTAAAGGACGGAAGCCGACCCGCAACGGCGATTTGCACGACCACCCTAGAGCTGGGCATCGATATTGGCTCGGTCAAGAGCATCTGCCAGGTTGGTGAGCCGCCCTCGGTTGCAAGTCTTCGTCAGCGTCTGGGTCGTTCAGGACGTCGCAAAGGCGAGTCTGCAATCCTCCGGGCCTACTGCATTGAGCCCCAACTGGAACAAAGCTCGTCCACATCGGATTGCCTGCGCGAAGGCCTTGTCCAGTCAATCGCAATGATTCGCCTGCTGATAGCTGGATGGTTCGAACCGCCGCGGGTAAGCGGGCTGCACGGCTCGACGCTGATTCAACAAATCTTGTCGATTATTGCCGAGCGAGGCGGGGCTACGGCAGCACAGCTGTGGTCGGCCTTGGTCGCGACCGATGGCCCCTTCGCGGGAGTATCAAAAGACGACTTCGTCGCCTTGCTACGGCACTTGGGAACGTTACGCGTTCTCACCCAGGAAAGCTCGGGCTTGCTTCTCCACGGCGAGGTCGGGGAGCAACTGGTTAACCATTACACCTTCTACGCAGCCTTCGCCACGGAAGAGGAATTCCGCTTGGTTTGTGACGGGAAAACGCTAGGCACGCTCCCGCTCAGTCGTCCGCTATTGCCACAGCAAGGTGTGATTTTTGCCGGAAGACGTTGGCGAGTGCTTGATGTCGATACCGAGAAGAAGCTGATTGTTGTTTCGCCCGACAAAGGAGGGGCTCCTCCTATGTTTGAGAGTGGCCACTCCATGGTTCACGACAAAATTCGGCAGGAGATGCGAAAGGTGCTTGCGGAGACTCACGCTATTGCGTTTCTCGACCATGAAGCCCAGCAACTCCTTCAAGAAGGGCGTGAGCACTACAGACGTGCAGGCCTCGAAAGGACGCAGGTTACTCATCGAGGTGCTGAGGTTGAACTACTGACTTGGCGCGGAGACTGGTGCAACGATGCTCTGGCGCTTCTTCTGACCCAACGAGGATTGGTGTCTAACAATGACGGCCTGGTAATCAGCGTTTCCGGGGGCTCAATGGACAAGGTCATTGAAGTGCTTCGGGACATCTCGCAACTTGACGACCTCGACCCCGTTGTCCTACTGGCGCAGGCAAAAAATACGCTTCGAGAGAAGTGGGATTGGGCCATGCCGGATGAAATGGCAAGGCGTTCATTTGTGTCGCTATGCCTCGACCTCGAAGGGGCGATGGAGACGGCTCGAGTCTTGTGCGGGAGCATTGAGTAG
- a CDS encoding ATP-binding protein — MSTIRPKDRDALVQSLRAGVVPRTGQHLVQVGRVKELEALMRDVERIADSGSGFRVVIGEYGSGKTFFLNLVRAIALEKKLVTMHADLNPDRRLHASGGQARSLYAELTKNMATRTKPEGGALAGVVEKFVAQAKADAKTGGMTTEDVIRQRLGQLAEMVNGYDFAEVIAAYCRGFEDGNEQLKADAIRWLRGEFSTKTDARAALGVRTIVDDASVYDQLKLLARFVRLAGYSGLMVCLDELVNLYKLANTQARNSNYEQILRILNDSLQGSAEGLGFVLGGTPEFLLDTRRGLYSYAALQSRLAENTFARAGMVDYSGPVMRLASLTPEDFYVLLHKLRHVYASGDVARYLLPDEAIPAFMEHCASRLGEAYFRTPRTTITAFVNLLAVLEQNPDVEWREFIGSTEIASDNGGAADHSVEDDDELASFQL, encoded by the coding sequence ATGAGCACCATCCGACCTAAGGACCGCGACGCCCTGGTCCAATCTCTCCGCGCCGGCGTGGTGCCTCGTACCGGCCAGCACTTGGTTCAGGTTGGCCGCGTCAAAGAGCTAGAGGCGCTCATGCGCGATGTGGAACGCATTGCCGACAGCGGGTCAGGCTTCCGTGTCGTTATCGGGGAGTACGGCTCGGGTAAAACGTTCTTCCTGAACCTGGTTCGCGCGATTGCGCTTGAGAAGAAATTGGTCACGATGCATGCGGACCTGAATCCCGATAGGCGGTTGCATGCAAGCGGCGGTCAGGCACGCTCTCTCTATGCCGAGCTGACGAAGAACATGGCAACCCGGACCAAACCCGAGGGCGGTGCTCTGGCTGGCGTTGTCGAAAAGTTCGTAGCGCAAGCAAAGGCCGATGCAAAAACGGGAGGAATGACAACGGAGGACGTCATCCGCCAGCGCCTGGGGCAACTCGCCGAGATGGTCAATGGCTACGATTTTGCGGAAGTCATCGCTGCGTATTGTCGTGGGTTCGAGGATGGCAATGAGCAGCTCAAGGCCGACGCCATCCGTTGGCTTCGGGGCGAGTTCTCGACCAAAACTGATGCTCGGGCGGCGCTTGGGGTCCGCACCATCGTTGATGACGCCTCGGTCTATGACCAGTTGAAGCTGTTGGCCCGGTTCGTCCGCTTGGCCGGCTACAGCGGCCTCATGGTATGCCTGGATGAACTCGTCAATCTGTACAAGCTGGCGAACACGCAGGCCAGAAACTCGAACTACGAGCAGATTCTTCGCATTTTGAACGATTCGCTGCAGGGTTCAGCCGAAGGGCTGGGCTTTGTCCTCGGGGGAACGCCGGAATTCCTGCTGGATACTCGGCGAGGCCTGTACAGCTACGCGGCGCTCCAGTCGCGGCTCGCCGAGAACACCTTTGCCCGGGCGGGAATGGTTGATTACTCGGGCCCGGTGATGCGTCTTGCCAGCCTGACCCCAGAAGACTTCTATGTGCTGCTTCATAAGCTGAGGCATGTCTACGCCTCAGGGGATGTTGCACGCTACCTATTGCCCGATGAGGCTATCCCTGCATTCATGGAGCACTGCGCCTCCCGACTCGGAGAAGCGTATTTCAGGACCCCGCGCACGACGATTACGGCATTCGTCAACCTCCTGGCTGTCCTTGAGCAGAACCCTGACGTCGAATGGCGAGAATTCATCGGTTCAACAGAAATTGCCAGTGACAACGGCGGTGCGGCCGACCATTCGGTTGAGGATGATGACGAGCTTGCAAGCTTCCAACTCTGA